The genomic window TTATTCCGTGCATCCTTAATGCACGAATCTTTATTTAATTTGCACTCACGAATAAAAGTGATCTTAAACTAAAGGAATATCGCTCTGAAGATAGGGGATATCTACTAAAATGGATTAtaaacttttctagaaagaaaAGCAAATAGATGTGTTTTTAAATCGGGTCAACCTGTGATGTTACATACCCAGATCCGGAGAATGCATCGGGTGTTACATAGAGAGCTAAAATCCATCAGTACTGTCAaactttgtaaatttttttatccaaatttattgTCTTACAAGTTTCTAgttgtaatattaaaataaatttaaagctGTGAAGTTGAGGAGCTGGTCAACAAACGTGCTGGCAATGGGGTGGTACTTGTTCTTTCTCTATTTTTGTCTCAGTTTTGCAGATAAGAACTTGAAGGTGACTACGGAGAGGAACAGAACCAAAGCTATGAAGGTAAATGAGTTGTAGAAATCCATGAAGATGGAGTCCTTAGGGGCACCCGACAAGATGAGGGAAGGCTAACCATAAATAAATGTGTACTAATTTTACCCTTCTTCTATAAAAAAGAATACCCTTCTTGAAGGAATCTATTGTTAAGCAAAGAAGACAAAAGTTGAGCAAAAAACAAATCTTCTATTTCGAAAATTATTACCTTCTACTTTCAAGGAAACAGAAGGAAAAGAAAGCTTAAGCGAGGTTTTAAAAAATCGAAATTCATTACCTTCTACTTCGAAATTGCTTTTCATTCATGCCTTTCAGAGGAGAAGATGAAGTTGAAAAGCCTTTGAGATGTTACATTCAACTTGCCCAGTAtggatttagtggaaattggtaAGTATAGGTAGAAATTAGTTGAAATTTAAGATGAGAAAGAACTTTTGAAAAGATGACTGCAAAAACACCTTGAAAAGAATTGGGGGAAAAGTTAAAACCCTGTACGTGAAtgtacaaaaaaaagaaagagtagaAAAAAAGACGGGAAAGGAATTTAgggaaaacatcaaaattaaattcattctaattatttttttatataaaacactACCGCCAATGAAGAGCAGAGAGCGCGTAGTTTTCATCTCACCCTAGCAACGGAAACACAATATGCCGTTAGTGTAACCTGGACTTTTACAGACAGATTTAAAAAATCCGTCGGTATATCTCATTCTAATTCACATTCCAGCATCTTATGCCGACCGATATCGTCCGTTAGTATAAACTTCTGTCAATAAATGTAAATTTTGTTGTAGTGATAGCTATGTTCAAGGCTTTAAGTAGAATAACTATCATCTTGTGTTGTTGAAAAAGAATAGGTAAAGTTTGAAACATCTCTTGTTTAGAATAATGACATTTTAGAAATAGTTATATTCAAAATAATCATTGTATTTGGAATATCTTGTATTTGAAACAGTTGTGTTTTTCAGAAGAGTCAAAATATCACCATTATTTAAAATAACTATATTGAGAATAACTCATATTTGGAGCAAGTTAGGAAAACTCTTATTCAGGAACAATCTTCATCTTGCACTTCAAGAGATGTTTCCCATTATATTACTTCACCAAAGTataaaaaagggaaataaccTCAAAATATGACAATTTTTAGGTTACATTTACTCTTGAGATATTCTAGAAAATTTGGCTTGTTAGATCAAATATGTAGTTAAGTGGTTTTACTCTTAACCTTTTTTGTAACATGAAGTGGTTCTCCgttattttagaaataaataaataaattcttgTTCACTATTCATTATTTACCATTACCTACAAAATCCTTCCATAATAAAAGGAACCATAATGCCTTcctaaatgaaaaatattaattattattctcATTACTTGCTAGTTTTACAACCCATATTCTTAAAACACTGTTGGTTTTTCACAAATGATAAAAAGactttttgatattttaatattctgactctcaaaattctctttgaagttctttctatttattttcttcGTTTAGCCTTATTGTCAGCCACATTTCCTTTTTATCTACCTTACCAATCACCACTTGTCGCTACACTTAGTGTTAATGGATTTGCTTCAGTTTTCCTCACCGTCTTCTTCCAGTACATCTGTCTACTTGTAAGAACCCTTTACAAGAGCTCTTGTGCATTTATCACTTTGTTTTTGCATTGATTTTCGTCAGGCACTGTATCTTGTTGGAGTTAGATCCCGAGCATGAAGAGTTTGAGATCTTTTGGTCGAAACTTGGTCGATCATGATCATTGAGAGTAATATTGTTGTTCCTTACTTGACATTTCGAAGTTGGCTCTCGTTCGTTTGGGTGGCCTAAACGTCGAGGCTCTTGTTGCGGTCACAAAACTGCTAAGTCTTATGCACAAGTGATCAACACAAAGCTGGATATGAAGTGCAATAGATGATCATCTGTGATTTTTAATCATGGAGCACATAAAGCAAAATAATTGTAAGAAGGTGTAGCATCGTCGAACATATGATTCTTACATGGAAGAGAACAATACTATATATTTCTCTTACACTGATTTACAAGGTTGAAAAATGGGTATTAAAGAACCTAGAATTTGTTGTGTCAAACTTATTTTCAGGGATTGAATATGACGTTCCCACATTTGCATTTCCAACTCATGGGCTTGTAGTTGGAGTTATCAACTCTTCTTGCGTAAGCAACGCCAAAGAGTAACGTTGAGAAATTCTTGTTCCCATTTCTGACTTGCGGATTTGTAGGCACTTGAATGGCTTCACAATGCCCGCATGAACTGCATCTTCTATCACACCTTGGCGGCCTTGACCCTATCTGACCGctcaatattttcttttcttcatttactTTCTATCAAacgtaagaaaaaaaaaaagaagacagaCCTTCTTAACATTCATTGTATGCTCTTCAGAGGAAAAGAAATATAGTTTTCTGTTCTGTATGCTGGTTTACCTTGGAAAAGGTATCAGATTTGGGATTTGGTCTACCtgaattaaaaacaagtttaaaaaaattgtgttcattaattcaaaaaatattttcaaaacttaCTGGTtgtgatgaaaattttattgattacgTACCTTCAGCTTTGTATCTAACTTGGGTTGTGCTTaaaatcaagagaaaaataaGGAAAAGGTAGCGATGTCTTTGGCAAAGTACGAAACCGTGGCTATAAAACATTTTGATGAACAGCACAATAGTGGTTTCAgtaaatgaaatgaaagcttaatgtAAGTGTTGTCTCGCACGCAGTCTGTTGAAATGATGGAAGGTGGAAGGAAAACTAATTATATTTATGCAGAAATAGAACTATAAAAGTGAATAAAAGGAACCCAGAAAGGGGAAGAAATTATTAACCTCGTTTCTTGAGCCCTTTGCCGACCTGTTTAGCTCCTAGACCAACAAAGATTTTCAAACACAGACAAGCTAATGGAAGATAGGTAAAAACATAATCCTGTTAGAGGAGAATGGAATTTTtccaaggaaagaaaaagaacgCAACAAAGAACACCAGAAACGCCACCAAGTTCCCACAAAAAGACATGGAATAACAGCTGTCGGAATTTTGGGTAATTTCCCTTTCGTTATtgatactaaaaaaaatttaaacagatTCTGTTTTTCTTGGGGAATTTCTTGTGATGGGTGGTTGCTTTCCGAGCATTTTGAACTCATCACGCCATATCTTCTTCTTTGTTGTTTCactgagaaaataaaaataacagaaaAAAGTGAAGAACATCACGTTTAGTTCGCTGTTTTGAAATAGAAACGTAATAGCAAATCAAatatttggttgaatgtaatggaataaaggcgtaatagtattcttatgtttggttgaatggaatggaggtgtaatagcataaggaaaaaagctaaaataactagaatacccttagcagaaatttgtttagataaatgattattgttattgttattaaattttaataagattattaatatcagtaataaataatttaatcatattttaacattattattattaaatataatttaataaaaatatataatttaataaaattcttaatattagatattcttaatattaaattactaaaatcataatatataatactataaaatataatttaacataattattattaaatataatttaataaaaatatataatttaataaaattcttaatattaaatatattcttatatgtactaaaatcataatatataatactataaaatataatttaaaattattattaaatataatttaataaaaatatataatttaatctaaaatttgaaTGTGTATTTACCTAGCAAAAATCAACGAACTCTCGTGTAACTATAACCTTAATAATATATGATGTATAATTAATATTTCGTGACTAATTAATAGCATAGAGAAAAATATAGTAATGACGAATTTATAGTATACGATTAAAATGCTAATAATTTATAgtatacaattaaaatattataaataaaataatagtaaatgatatataagataaattaacatataaataattcatatatttagaatgaataaagataaatttagtGTGATAAAATACaacattactttgaaatcaaGGTTGCGAATTAGTTTTCGTGCAAGCTTttccaaatgatatattaatgaTATTGAACAAGTAGTAATGTAAAGCTCTTTTCTTATATCCTTCAAATACTTCAACTGATTTCTCCATTTATCagcaaaataaaagccatccTGATCAGCAAAACAACTTCCAAATATAGCATTTGATCTAGTCATCCTCATAAACAAACAAGTCAACCCCCTATTACAAGCCTCAGTTCCCAATAGGCAATAGGAGAAAAACAAGATTCCAGTGGCAACATAAttccaaaatatataaacatgcaTTTAAAAACTTTTAGATCAAACATCAAATTTACTGGCAATGCTGCAACAAAGCTGCTTCACCGCTTCAAAGTTGTTATCGTCAAGGGAGAAACTGCTCAGTCTATTAACCATGGCATCCTCAGTAACTTGATCAAATTGGTACCTATTCCTGAACAACAAGTAGCCCCCACATTCCCAGGCTGAGATGGCATGAGAGGTTGCACAAGTTTTCTGTTGGATGGATTAAAATTAATCCATCAGTAAGTTTTCAACAATATTGAATCCTCCAATTTGACATCAGTTTTctaaaaatacttaataaaaatgTACAGGTCCATACTTCTCAACTAAAGAACACTTTATTGTAGGTTATTTTAAACGAAGTAACTTGTGAGCAGAAAACAAGCTTATTTTCACGATGGAATTATACAAAATGTTCATACATCAAAAGATCATGTCTACTAACCTCAAACTGATAACTCAAACAACAATTTGTTCAGCCATGACTTGCTTTAGCCATATGGATTATGGATTGTCAACAATAACTTCACTGCCTGCTTCATGTATCTCAGAGCAGACCGCAACATTGCCCTAGCTTTCCTATCAGGAGTGCAACCAGACAAAATCATCTCTTCATATACAGCTGGGACCTTAATCCAAACCACACAGAGTATCTTTAAATAACAAAACATGGATGTTACAATGGTAAATAGATGATGCATGCAATGCATTACGTTAAAAGCAACTGATGCAGAAGCAGAATTGATCAGACCAATACCACAAATCTGTTTGATCTTTCAACGTTTTTTAGTGGACAGGAAAACTAGATTATTTGACTTTGAACAATAAGGATGAGGTAAGTTTTTACACTCTGAATATAGTCCATAACTTCCTTATCTCTAATTTTGTTGCCATCATTGTCAACAACATTAAAGACTAAAGCATACAAGTAACTGGTTAACCTGGGATTTAACATACAATTCAAGcaggttttaagaaaaaaaaccctTACCATCCATAAACCATCCTCCATCAGATGATATGTATGCCTTTGTTATTGTAAGATTCATATCTGTAAGCACTTGGACAACTTCCAGGAGAATCCCATGTTTGTTGACACTGTCAACCTAACCAGCAAAAATATCTTCTCTCCTCGTATCTTACTTTTGTCTTTAAAAATGATAGTTTAATCACATGCAATGAGCTCATGTCTTCTGTACGCCCCGAGGCGATTTTCTTTGATTGATCATCTAATTTTCATAGTCTTTTTCTGGTCACCTAGTAAATGATAGTACAGGTGAATGTTACGattatttttccttctttttgtcTATCACCATCTTCTTCGATTTTTTCCCTATATATTTAGGTTACAACTACAACAACGAGTGTTTAAAACGAGAATAACGACAATTGTTGAGAGGTGGACTCAATTTTTAGAAGTCTTCTAGAGGTTAGATCGATTATTCGGTAgataatattacattaattttaatttttatatttcgtAAACTTTAGCCTTAATTTAAATGatagtaattaattttattagattattttttactattagtctcgcattataattataattttttaatttaattatttttaatttttatacttttcagattttaaaattttaattttaattcagttaaatttattaattaaaattacattttttttaataatatgtgaaatgtatCAACGAATTATCATAAcattacatatattattttatgtttgttgAAAATAATGAAACTTaactttaacaaaataaataaatattgttagTTGATGATCGAAATTTCGAAATTAAGAAAGTATAAAACTAAAATGTAGAAATCAGTGTATAGTAATAAAGTTATGGTAATGTTGTcatatttggtttttatttgaataCATTCTTAGATTATTCTTCAGTTCGGTGGGGCCTATCCCATACCCAAGTGCATGAGTCTGTTCGGCCACAAAATCTAAGACCCAAACTTAATTATGGGCCAGAAATGCAGTGGGCCCGTTTCTAGCAATTCGCAGCGAGGTTTCTAAAGCTAAGAATAGATCAAAGTATAGAACAAGAATTTTAGTGAAGTagtgatttttgttttttctgacaaagataaaaatttcataaaatagagGAATAGGAAAACAAGCATCGGGACATCGTCCCATATAATAAAGAACACAAACCCAATTACAAAAGCAGATAACATAATCAAGGACCTAAGCCCGATACAAGACAAAACCTTAAAAGTGACTCCAAATATAACATTCTAAATTCGATCTAGATGTTATGTCGGATCTTGGAGGCTACATCATCTACTTGTTTTAAAAACTCTAGATTGAAACCTCGTTAAGTGTTTGTTTCGAAAAACATTAATTTTAGCACATCTCGAATAAGTTTAAAATCGCATTGAACTTACTTATCTTACTGTAAAACTTGATTATTTAGATTTGCAGCGAAAAACGtcagagttgtcaattttgaaaacAGTGATTCCAGtatgtgaaaatgtaaaatttgcaaTTAAGCGAAGCTAAATTGTCAAAAATTCAACAGTTAACCCAAATCTGATAATAATGTCCAAAAAACATTTAATAGTCCAAAAGTCCGTAAAACCTAAGTAAAACTTTATTTTACCAACATAAGCGTGAGACCAACCCGAGCTCTCGAGCACTGCCAATcctaagtctgaggattacctgaaaagATTAATAAATTAAGTGAGCTACAAAGCCCAGTGTGCGGCTTAACATACATACAAAACAAAAAGCAGAGAATAATACATAGATTATAACATAGCAAATACAGATGGCATGAAATATTTAGCGATGCAAAATAACAAACAGATCAGATCAtgcccccatccgctacacaccatctctctGTAACATCCTGCACGACGATGTCTTAACTATTTAAGTGTTGTTTATAAAAGTAAGGCTTAAGGGTAAGTTTCAAGTGCCTAACGTTGGATTAGATTACGTGTAATGACTTTCTGAGTGCGCCGGtgatgctgtaacacccctagcccgtatctgTCGCTGGGATAGAGCTATAGAGTGTTACCGGAGCATAACATCATACAATGTACAATTAGTTAACAATAACAATTCATCACATAAATCATAACAACATCAACCAAATTCATACATACAGTCCCTTTTaggagccctcgaggccttaaaaagaCATTAGAagtaaatcgggactaaatcgaaaacatatgaaatttttcgaaaaaagttaaaaattttcaaactgcaggggtcacacggccaagagacacgcctgtgtcttaggtcatgtgggcattcaaaatagggacacacggccgtgtccaagctcgtgtccatacccgtgtaactcactaacttaggccacacagccaagccacacgcccgtgtgccaagccgtgtaccctttgaattaacctcacacgcccgtatgacaggctgtgtgctaggccatgtaatagcctgacttgtaACCACTTTGAaaactacaagggacacacggccatgtcgcctggccgtgtgttacacacggttgagacacacgcccgtgtggacgaaaaattggccatttctaaGACATTTTTTTCACCCAAATTCACACCTCATGCACAAGCCAATTGCACCAAAATAAAGCATTCAAAACACACTTTACATATACATATCCCAGCTTACACAACATAGAAACTATCCATTCAACCAGTATGTCAAAATGACACCTTAATTTCAACAATCAAACCTACCTAAACACCTAACCAATTCATTCACTAATTAAACTACCAGTCGAACCATTTCAAAGCCACATTTATCCATACATTCATATACCTAAAATTCATGCACAACCAATACTAAATGTCCATTTTCATAACTAACATGTACCATACCAATTTGACCAAAAGATGATCACTATCAAATTACCAAATCAATCCATTAGCAACATTCATAGACTATCTCTATTCATACCATTCACCATTTCATAAAATACCATTACCATATCATTTCCCTACCATCATTTTTAACCATcacaaaatcaaaataacaacCTCACCAAAATACCATATAATTATAATATCATACCCACTAGATCATCAACCATAATGTAATATATACAAGCCACGCATAATGGCTAAATTTCATTAAACaagacacctatacatgccattataaccatgactcaaaatcatcaaaatatacCGATataaccgatggatagtgtgatggatctctgaaaactTCTAATCCGAACGAGCTTCGGATTATCTAGAAACATAGAAgaaaataacacga from Gossypium hirsutum isolate 1008001.06 chromosome D12, Gossypium_hirsutum_v2.1, whole genome shotgun sequence includes these protein-coding regions:
- the LOC107947438 gene encoding EPIDERMAL PATTERNING FACTOR-like protein 2, with amino-acid sequence MFYSHGFVLCQRHRYLFLIFLLILSTTQVRYKAEGRPNPKSDTFSKKVNEEKKILSGQIGSRPPRCDRRCSSCGHCEAIQVPTNPQVRNGNKNFSTLLFGVAYARRVDNSNYKPMSWKCKCGNVIFNP